In Porphyrobacter sp. LM 6, one DNA window encodes the following:
- a CDS encoding CvpA family protein, producing the protein MAGLDIIVLIIVGVAAVGGFMRGLVQEVLSLASWVVAALALHFLHPNLTEALGFVYRGGMVTATFAFVLLLLVPYAAMKLIAGNISEASDGAILGPIDRVLGFGFGGIKGALIAVFAFSLMAIGFDDTWGYKGRPEWITTARTYAAADAFSSKLIPMIAVRREQLRTESEAQEAAAARAAS; encoded by the coding sequence ATGGCTGGTCTCGACATCATCGTTCTCATCATCGTCGGCGTGGCGGCTGTCGGCGGTTTCATGCGCGGTCTCGTGCAGGAGGTGCTGTCGCTGGCTTCATGGGTGGTGGCGGCGCTCGCGCTGCATTTTCTCCACCCGAACCTGACCGAGGCGCTGGGCTTCGTCTATCGCGGCGGCATGGTGACGGCGACCTTTGCTTTCGTGTTGCTGCTGCTCGTTCCCTATGCGGCAATGAAGCTGATTGCGGGCAATATCAGCGAAGCATCGGATGGCGCGATCCTCGGGCCGATCGACCGTGTGCTCGGCTTCGGCTTCGGCGGGATCAAGGGCGCACTGATTGCGGTCTTCGCATTCTCGCTGATGGCCATCGGGTTTGACGATACGTGGGGCTACAAGGGCCGTCCGGAGTGGATCACAACCGCGCGCACCTATGCCGCAGCCGATGCCTTTTCGAGCAAGCTGATCCCGATGATCGCGGTCCGGCGTGAACAGCTGCGCACCGAATCCGAAGCGCAGGAGGCTGCCGCCGCACGGGCGGCGAGCTGA
- a CDS encoding iron-sulfur cluster assembly scaffold protein, with amino-acid sequence MPAASSAKLYSPALLSLATELAQYPLADDLPLTAEARSRSCGSVIALGLALSERGNVARVGMQVSACAIGQASAALLARAAIGCDAGRIADTAAGLAAWLEGEGDLPDWPGLNALLPARAHPGRHGALLLPWTAACSALSSGVQAG; translated from the coding sequence ATGCCCGCTGCTTCTTCGGCGAAGCTCTATTCGCCGGCCTTGCTCAGCCTTGCGACCGAGCTGGCGCAATATCCGCTCGCAGATGACCTCCCGCTTACCGCTGAAGCACGTTCGCGCAGCTGTGGCAGTGTCATCGCCTTGGGGCTGGCCCTTTCCGAACGGGGGAATGTCGCACGGGTCGGCATGCAGGTGAGCGCCTGCGCGATCGGGCAGGCCTCTGCTGCCTTGCTCGCCCGCGCTGCAATCGGCTGCGACGCGGGGCGGATTGCCGATACGGCTGCGGGGCTGGCAGCGTGGCTGGAAGGCGAGGGCGATCTGCCCGACTGGCCGGGGCTAAACGCACTGCTTCCGGCGCGCGCGCATCCGGGCCGGCATGGCGCGCTGCTCTTGCCGTGGACTGCGGCATGCTCGGCGCTTTCAAGCGGCGTGCAGGCGGGCTAG
- a CDS encoding MFS transporter encodes MAEAQALADREPSEKEIRLVIGASSAGTIFEWYDFFIYGTLAYILKDAFYATDNETLGLLLVWSTFAVGFAFRPIGAVLFGFLGDKLGRKYTFLVTVTLMGIATAGVGLIPTVDTIGMAAPIIVILLRVLQGLALGGEYGGAAIYVAEHAPPEKRGFYTGFIQASVAGGFVLSILVVLACRFLIPADAFEAWGWRVPFLLSVLLLAISLWMRLKLSESPVFQAMKAAGETAGNPFVESFTYPGNLKRIFVALFGISGILTTIWYTAFFSSMSFLRGPMNVDDQIVELVLLVSGIIIMGLYVMVGKWSDRIGRKKPIMIGSLLTLVLLFPLFWVMGNFANPGIAAAAERSPIVVSGQECRTDPFAELFKRDQTDCGKVLETLTASGVPYTIAPGETLGLTAGGKPVAIDPAWLADGAARKAGLHAALGEFGFDFAKQRPSLPNLLGIVAALLGLGILTALTYGSVAALLCEMFPPRIRYSSMSIPYHIGAGYLGGFLPLIAGVIVARTGDIYAGLWYTWGIVAFGLVVAWWGLPGGPPKDFAD; translated from the coding sequence ATGGCAGAAGCGCAGGCGCTTGCGGACCGCGAGCCGAGCGAGAAGGAAATCCGGTTGGTGATCGGCGCATCAAGCGCGGGCACGATCTTCGAATGGTACGATTTCTTCATCTACGGCACGCTCGCCTACATCCTCAAGGATGCGTTCTACGCCACCGATAACGAAACGCTGGGCCTGCTGCTGGTATGGTCGACCTTCGCGGTGGGCTTCGCCTTCCGCCCGATCGGCGCTGTGCTGTTCGGTTTTCTGGGCGACAAGCTCGGGCGCAAGTACACCTTCCTTGTCACTGTGACGCTGATGGGGATCGCCACCGCCGGGGTCGGTCTGATCCCGACTGTCGACACCATCGGCATGGCAGCGCCGATCATCGTCATTCTGCTCCGCGTGCTCCAGGGGCTGGCACTCGGCGGCGAGTATGGCGGCGCGGCGATCTATGTTGCCGAACACGCACCGCCCGAAAAGCGCGGCTTCTACACCGGCTTTATCCAGGCGAGCGTGGCGGGCGGTTTCGTGCTGTCGATCCTCGTTGTGCTGGCCTGCCGCTTCCTGATCCCGGCCGATGCCTTCGAGGCGTGGGGCTGGCGCGTGCCGTTCCTGCTTTCGGTGCTGCTCCTGGCGATCTCGCTGTGGATGCGCCTGAAACTGTCGGAAAGCCCGGTGTTCCAGGCGATGAAGGCCGCGGGCGAAACCGCGGGCAATCCGTTTGTTGAAAGCTTCACCTATCCCGGCAATCTCAAGCGCATCTTTGTCGCGCTGTTCGGGATTTCGGGGATCCTCACGACGATCTGGTACACCGCGTTCTTCTCTTCGATGAGCTTCCTGCGCGGGCCGATGAATGTCGATGACCAGATCGTTGAGCTGGTGCTGCTGGTGTCGGGCATCATCATCATGGGCCTCTATGTCATGGTCGGCAAATGGTCTGACCGGATCGGGCGCAAGAAGCCAATCATGATCGGCTCGCTGCTGACGTTGGTGCTGCTGTTTCCGCTATTCTGGGTGATGGGCAACTTCGCCAACCCCGGCATCGCCGCCGCCGCCGAGCGTTCGCCAATCGTGGTGAGCGGGCAGGAATGCCGCACTGACCCCTTTGCCGAGCTGTTCAAGCGCGACCAGACCGATTGCGGCAAGGTGCTCGAAACGCTCACCGCATCGGGCGTGCCTTACACGATCGCCCCTGGCGAAACACTGGGCCTGACGGCAGGGGGCAAGCCGGTGGCAATCGACCCGGCCTGGCTTGCCGATGGGGCGGCGCGCAAGGCCGGCCTCCACGCAGCACTCGGCGAGTTCGGTTTCGATTTCGCCAAGCAGCGCCCCTCGCTGCCGAACCTGCTCGGAATCGTGGCCGCCTTGCTCGGCCTCGGCATTCTGACCGCGCTGACCTATGGCTCGGTTGCGGCACTGCTGTGCGAGATGTTCCCGCCGCGTATCCGCTACTCCTCGATGTCGATCCCCTATCACATCGGCGCGGGCTATCTCGGCGGGTTCCTGCCGCTGATCGCCGGTGTGATCGTGGCGCGCACCGGGGATATCTATGCGGGGCTGTGGTATACGTGGGGCATTGTCGCCTTCGGCTTGGTGGTCGCGTGGTGGGGCCTGCCCGGCGGTCCGCCCAAGGACTTTGCCGATTGA
- the alr gene encoding alanine racemase, with translation MSAPPASLRLSIDADALAANWRALDAMSGKARAAAAVKADCYGLGVDNCVPVLRDAGCDTFFVAHWGEAAAVLRHVAPEQVAVLHGPITNADCAYARASGAVPVINSLEQAARWTASGGGRCHLMVDTGINRLGIAASEAGDPRIAALDIDILMSHLASADEDVPTNPRQLAALRAVAPVIAHRRLSLANSAGIALGAEYALDLTRPGLALYGGVPRAELAGVIKPVGKVSAAIIQTRTLAAGDGVGYNAAFVAPAPMKVGTVSMGYADGFLRCRGPGNAFSHQGRALPILGKVSMDMIVVDLTAAPDLGEGDWIDVPWDIADAAQQSAVSPYEMITTIGPRLRRS, from the coding sequence ATGTCTGCCCCGCCGGCCAGCCTGCGATTGTCCATCGACGCCGATGCGCTTGCCGCCAACTGGCGCGCGCTCGACGCGATGTCGGGTAAGGCTCGCGCGGCGGCGGCGGTGAAGGCCGATTGCTATGGACTCGGCGTCGATAATTGTGTGCCGGTGCTGCGCGATGCGGGTTGCGACACCTTCTTCGTCGCGCATTGGGGCGAAGCTGCGGCGGTCTTACGCCACGTAGCGCCCGAACAGGTTGCTGTGCTCCACGGACCGATCACCAATGCCGATTGCGCCTATGCCCGCGCGAGCGGCGCGGTTCCGGTGATCAATTCGCTTGAACAGGCGGCCCGCTGGACGGCGAGCGGCGGTGGGCGGTGCCACCTGATGGTCGATACCGGGATCAACCGGCTCGGCATTGCCGCGAGCGAGGCGGGCGATCCGCGCATTGCTGCCCTCGATATCGATATCCTGATGAGCCACCTCGCCAGCGCGGACGAGGATGTGCCCACGAACCCTCGCCAGCTTGCTGCCTTGCGCGCGGTTGCTCCGGTGATCGCGCACCGGCGCTTGAGCCTTGCGAATAGCGCGGGGATTGCGCTCGGGGCGGAGTACGCGCTCGATCTCACCCGACCGGGCCTCGCGCTCTATGGCGGCGTGCCGCGCGCCGAACTGGCCGGGGTGATCAAACCGGTCGGCAAGGTGTCTGCCGCGATCATCCAGACCCGCACCCTCGCGGCGGGTGACGGCGTAGGTTACAATGCTGCCTTCGTGGCGCCCGCACCGATGAAGGTTGGTACGGTCTCGATGGGCTATGCCGACGGCTTCCTGCGCTGCCGCGGGCCGGGCAATGCCTTCAGCCACCAGGGCCGCGCGCTCCCCATCCTCGGCAAGGTGTCGATGGACATGATTGTCGTCGATCTCACTGCCGCGCCTGATTTGGGTGAGGGGGATTGGATCGACGTGCCGTGGGACATTGCCGATGCTGCGCAGCAAAGTGCTGTTTCACCTTATGAAATGATCACCACCATCGGGCCGCGCCTGCGCCGAAGCTAA
- the phaR gene encoding polyhydroxyalkanoate synthesis repressor PhaR gives MAGRAKAASGEPGDAIIIKKYANRRLYNTASSSYITLEDLAKMVRENVEFQVLDAKTGDDITHSILTQIIMDEEANGGQQMLPVSFLRQLIGMYGNSMQALMPSYLEASMANFRENQTKIRELFEKGISATPLAAIHETNMAVMRAAAGAFMPAMAKPKSKPAAPATDSKDEIAALREQMAAMQKKLDELGK, from the coding sequence ATGGCGGGTAGAGCAAAAGCAGCATCGGGCGAACCGGGCGACGCAATCATTATCAAGAAATACGCCAACCGGCGGCTCTACAACACCGCTTCATCAAGCTACATCACGCTCGAAGATCTCGCCAAGATGGTGCGCGAGAATGTCGAGTTTCAGGTGCTCGACGCCAAGACCGGCGACGATATCACCCATTCGATCCTGACCCAGATCATCATGGACGAAGAAGCCAATGGCGGGCAGCAGATGCTCCCCGTCAGCTTCCTTCGCCAGCTGATCGGGATGTATGGCAATTCGATGCAGGCGTTGATGCCGTCCTATCTCGAAGCGAGCATGGCGAACTTCCGCGAGAACCAGACGAAGATCCGCGAACTGTTCGAAAAGGGCATTTCGGCAACCCCGCTGGCCGCCATCCATGAAACCAACATGGCGGTGATGCGTGCCGCCGCGGGCGCATTCATGCCCGCCATGGCCAAGCCCAAGAGCAAGCCTGCCGCACCCGCAACCGACAGCAAGGATGAAATCGCCGCGCTGCGCGAGCAGATGGCGGCGATGCAAAAGAAGCTGGACGAACTCGGCAAATAG
- the proS gene encoding proline--tRNA ligase, whose protein sequence is MSQIRHALDVKREDDFAKWYQEVISAADLAEESGVRGCMVIKPWGYGIWERIQRLMDDRIKAAGVQNCYFPLFIPLANFTREAEHVEGFAKEMAVVTHHRLISDGKGGLIPDPEAKLEEPLVVRPTSETIIGDAMARWVQSWRDLPLLTNQWANVVRWEMRTRMFLRTSEFLWQEGHTAHENREDALAETHRALEMYRACAEDDLALPVIAGEKPENERFPGAVETWSIEAMMQDGKALQAGTSHYLGTNFAHAAGIQYQDREGGQQYCHTTSWGVSTRLIGGVIMTHGDDDGLRVPPAIAPHQIVIIPMLRDAPEDADLLAYCDTVRAALASQIALGEKVRVLLDTKPGKAAAKRWDWVRKGAPVIIEVGPRDMAEGKIAVLRRDRLWNTANGKPAFSYPAYAEFVNGAGALLETIQSTLYEEARARRDANITRGVSDWQAVVDHFEKGGKYPGWVEVEWAKPTGGALEAVVEKLKAVKLTIRNVPRGSDAASCTCIFTGEPASERILIARAY, encoded by the coding sequence GTGTCCCAGATCCGCCACGCGCTCGACGTGAAGCGCGAAGACGATTTCGCCAAGTGGTACCAGGAAGTCATCAGCGCCGCCGACCTCGCCGAGGAATCGGGCGTGCGCGGCTGCATGGTGATCAAGCCGTGGGGCTATGGCATCTGGGAACGCATCCAGCGCTTGATGGATGACCGGATCAAGGCAGCGGGCGTGCAGAACTGCTACTTTCCGCTGTTCATTCCGCTCGCCAACTTCACCCGTGAGGCGGAGCACGTCGAAGGCTTTGCCAAGGAAATGGCGGTCGTCACGCACCATCGGCTGATTTCGGATGGCAAGGGCGGGTTGATCCCCGATCCCGAAGCCAAGCTCGAAGAACCGCTCGTGGTGCGCCCGACCTCGGAAACGATCATCGGCGATGCCATGGCGCGCTGGGTGCAGAGCTGGCGCGATCTGCCGCTGCTCACCAACCAGTGGGCTAACGTCGTGCGTTGGGAAATGCGCACGCGGATGTTCCTGCGGACCAGCGAATTCCTCTGGCAGGAAGGCCATACCGCGCACGAAAATCGCGAGGATGCGCTGGCGGAAACCCACCGCGCGCTCGAGATGTATCGCGCCTGCGCCGAGGATGACCTGGCGCTGCCCGTGATCGCGGGCGAAAAGCCCGAAAACGAGCGCTTCCCCGGTGCGGTCGAGACCTGGTCGATCGAGGCGATGATGCAGGACGGCAAGGCGCTGCAGGCCGGCACCTCGCACTACCTCGGCACCAACTTCGCCCATGCGGCGGGCATCCAGTATCAGGACCGCGAAGGTGGCCAGCAATATTGCCACACGACCAGCTGGGGTGTGTCAACGCGTCTGATCGGCGGCGTGATCATGACCCACGGCGATGACGACGGACTGCGCGTGCCGCCCGCGATTGCCCCGCACCAGATCGTCATCATCCCGATGCTGCGCGATGCGCCCGAGGATGCAGATCTTCTCGCTTATTGCGATACCGTGCGCGCCGCGCTCGCCAGCCAGATCGCGCTGGGTGAAAAGGTGCGCGTGCTGCTTGATACCAAGCCCGGCAAGGCCGCGGCTAAGCGCTGGGACTGGGTGCGCAAGGGCGCGCCCGTCATCATCGAGGTCGGCCCGCGCGATATGGCCGAAGGCAAGATCGCCGTCCTTCGCCGTGACCGGCTGTGGAACACCGCCAACGGCAAGCCCGCCTTCAGCTATCCGGCCTATGCCGAGTTTGTGAACGGAGCGGGCGCGCTGCTCGAAACGATCCAGTCAACACTCTACGAAGAGGCCCGCGCTCGCCGTGATGCCAACATCACCCGCGGGGTGAGCGATTGGCAGGCCGTGGTCGACCACTTCGAGAAGGGCGGCAAGTATCCGGGCTGGGTCGAGGTCGAGTGGGCCAAGCCGACCGGCGGTGCACTCGAAGCCGTGGTCGAAAAGCTGAAGGCGGTGAAGCTCACCATCCGCAACGTGCCGCGCGGCAGCGATGCGGCGAGCTGCACCTGCATCTTCACCGGCGAACCGGCCAGCGAACGGATCCTTATCGCCCGCGCTTACTAG
- a CDS encoding M20/M25/M40 family metallo-hydrolase: MLKHLALLAALAAAPLAAQNHPAEQVSEKRLKGDVEKLVSFGTRHTLSSQDDPKRGIGAAVNWGLDEFRRIGAKCGGCLEVLPVGEVIPVDGRRIPTATLVRNAVAIQRGSERPNEVVIVQGHIDSRVSDPLDFTSDAPGANDDASGTALVLEAARVLSGSKYPTTIIYALLSGEEQGLYGGRILADWAAAQGYTVKAVLNNDIVGNSCGKDGYCEPKVVRVFSEGPRADLTEVLRAAATRFGGENDTPSRNLSRWVAGLAEKHPGEMQVRQIWRTDRMGRGGDQVPFLQKGFPAIRFTVGVEDYDHQHQDIRTDNGVFYGDTIDEMDFAYLAGVTKLNVRALDALARAPMPPALAADAAVRVDTGLKWRSVPGADSYLIVARRTDETFWRSATRGDSEAVFEPIPVPNASPAGVDFDLAAPLRGDDWMFGVTACAGDYCSPVSSAVPGGAFAPVGKE, translated from the coding sequence ATGCTCAAACACCTCGCTCTCCTTGCCGCACTCGCGGCTGCTCCGCTCGCTGCCCAGAACCACCCGGCCGAACAGGTCTCCGAAAAGCGCCTCAAGGGCGACGTCGAAAAGCTCGTCAGCTTCGGCACGCGGCACACGCTGTCATCGCAGGATGATCCCAAGCGCGGGATCGGCGCGGCGGTAAACTGGGGCTTGGACGAGTTCCGCCGGATCGGCGCGAAGTGCGGCGGGTGCCTTGAGGTGCTGCCCGTGGGAGAGGTCATTCCGGTCGATGGCCGCCGCATTCCCACCGCCACGCTCGTCCGCAACGCCGTTGCGATCCAGCGCGGCAGCGAACGACCCAACGAAGTCGTGATCGTTCAGGGCCACATCGACAGCCGCGTGTCCGATCCGCTCGATTTCACCAGCGATGCGCCGGGCGCGAATGACGATGCTTCGGGGACTGCATTGGTGCTCGAAGCCGCGCGGGTGTTGTCGGGCAGCAAGTATCCCACCACGATCATCTACGCGCTGCTCTCGGGCGAGGAACAGGGCCTTTACGGCGGCCGCATCCTTGCCGATTGGGCGGCGGCGCAGGGCTACACCGTCAAGGCGGTGCTCAATAACGACATCGTCGGCAATTCCTGCGGCAAGGACGGCTATTGCGAGCCCAAGGTGGTGCGCGTCTTCTCCGAAGGCCCGCGTGCTGACCTGACAGAGGTGCTGCGCGCTGCGGCGACGCGGTTCGGCGGCGAGAACGATACGCCTTCGCGAAACCTTTCGCGCTGGGTGGCGGGGCTGGCCGAGAAGCACCCGGGCGAAATGCAGGTTCGCCAGATCTGGCGCACCGACCGCATGGGACGCGGCGGCGATCAGGTGCCGTTCCTGCAAAAGGGCTTTCCCGCGATCCGCTTCACCGTCGGGGTCGAGGATTACGATCACCAGCACCAGGACATCCGCACCGACAATGGTGTGTTCTATGGCGATACGATCGACGAGATGGACTTCGCCTACCTCGCCGGGGTCACCAAGCTGAATGTGCGCGCGCTCGATGCACTGGCGCGGGCACCGATGCCGCCGGCGCTTGCCGCCGATGCGGCCGTGAGGGTCGATACGGGACTTAAGTGGCGTTCGGTACCCGGAGCGGACAGCTATCTTATCGTTGCGCGGCGGACAGACGAAACGTTCTGGCGTTCGGCTACCCGGGGCGACAGCGAAGCCGTGTTCGAGCCGATCCCCGTTCCCAATGCCTCACCCGCTGGCGTCGATTTCGACCTTGCGGCCCCGCTGCGCGGCGACGACTGGATGTTCGGCGTTACGGCCTGTGCGGGCGACTATTGCTCGCCGGTCTCAAGCGCGGTTCCGGGCGGCGCGTTTGCGCCGGTGGGGAAGGAATAG